From a single Bradyrhizobium sediminis genomic region:
- a CDS encoding DUF3108 domain-containing protein produces MGLGIGFGMGLAVLLGSQPAAFAQGRLDARYEATLAGIPIGKGAWNIEIGDDVFSASASGGTSGLLKAFSGGSGTGAAQGRVVGGALVASHYSASTTTAKKTEAIRMVLANGNIREFAIEPEPPVDADRLPVTEAHRRGVYDPMTGSMLRVPGNGDPLTPEACRVGAGIFDGRMRYDLKLDFKRMETVKAEKGYRGPVVVCAVYFTPVSGYIPDRPVIKYLAAQRNIEIAFAPVAGTRILVPFWMKIPTPLGPAMLEATQFITQATPPRVAKTQ; encoded by the coding sequence ATGGGCCTGGGTATCGGCTTCGGTATGGGTTTGGCCGTGCTGCTCGGCTCCCAGCCGGCCGCTTTCGCGCAAGGCCGGCTCGATGCCCGCTATGAGGCGACGCTGGCGGGGATTCCGATCGGCAAGGGCGCCTGGAACATTGAAATCGGCGACGACGTGTTTTCCGCCTCCGCCTCCGGCGGCACCTCGGGGCTTTTGAAGGCGTTCTCCGGCGGCTCCGGCACCGGTGCGGCGCAGGGCCGGGTGGTCGGCGGCGCGCTGGTGGCGAGCCATTATTCCGCCTCCACCACCACGGCGAAAAAGACCGAAGCCATCCGCATGGTGCTGGCGAACGGCAACATCAGGGAATTCGCGATCGAGCCGGAACCGCCTGTCGATGCCGACCGGCTGCCGGTCACCGAGGCGCATCGCCGCGGGGTCTACGATCCCATGACCGGATCGATGCTGCGGGTGCCGGGCAATGGCGATCCGCTGACGCCGGAAGCCTGCCGCGTCGGCGCCGGCATCTTCGACGGCCGCATGCGCTACGACCTCAAGCTCGACTTCAAGCGCATGGAAACCGTCAAGGCCGAAAAGGGCTATCGCGGCCCTGTCGTGGTGTGCGCGGTGTATTTCACGCCGGTCTCGGGCTACATCCCGGACCGTCCGGTCATCAAATACCTCGCCGCCCAGCGCAATATCGAGATCGCGTTCGCGCCTGTCGCGGGAACCCGCATCCTGGTGCCGTTCTGGATGAAGATCCCGACCCCGCTCGGCCCCGCCATGCTGGAAGCCACCCAGTTCATCACCCAGGCCACCCCGCCGCGGGTGGCGAAGACGCAGTGA
- the rpmB gene encoding 50S ribosomal protein L28 — protein sequence MSRRCELTAKGPLVGHKVSHSNIKTKRRFLPNLCNVTFISDALGRNVRLRVSTNALKSVDHRGGLDAFLIKAKADELSPKALLLKRAIEKKIAAAPVAKAS from the coding sequence ATGTCGCGGCGCTGTGAACTGACGGCCAAGGGCCCGCTGGTGGGCCACAAGGTGAGCCACTCCAACATCAAGACCAAGCGCCGGTTCCTGCCGAACCTGTGCAACGTCACCTTCATCTCGGACGCGCTCGGCCGCAACGTGCGCTTAAGGGTCTCGACCAACGCGCTGAAATCAGTCGATCACCGCGGCGGCCTCGACGCCTTCCTGATCAAGGCCAAGGCCGACGAGCTTTCGCCGAAGGCGCTGCTCCTGAAGCGCGCGATCGAAAAGAAGATAGCAGCCGCGCCGGTGGCGAAGGCGAGCTGA
- a CDS encoding ATP-dependent helicase: protein MKAKPFTPTGEQARVIGHNGSAFVASCPGSGKTRVIVERARLMLADHSSRRGIAFLSFTIAAVSELEERLHRQGLLDVPAFPHFIGTFDRFLWQFFIAPFGVPGCTARPRLIPDKDKLQIQPFPGAQALPLDCFDRTTGNSIPEALARHGFKGRVKAHETAARNTRARFLERGELDFADAREVALARLRDPVSSPVLARALAARFRELIVDEAQDCNPADLEIINWFRSAHIPVKVICDPHQSIYGFRGGVTDELLAFGETFEENDRLPITGNFRSSRHIANAIVALRAPSARSVTDEALGEYRDETTPIHILAYPGNSVPAIVGAKFGELTEELRLNARDCPVVAATRLSGANALGHPADNGVKDLSFRLAVAISDYHLSFELGGRKEALEVVHALMLELEGHLVNKTYHQHISNAEIEPDHWRPRVLELVDALRFDPTRFATSDAWHDLARTLLAPLLPVGGRSINQRLPRNADLAKALFGAPPSGHCARTIHSVKGMEFPAVCVVMSSRTAKGILDFLTAGSSAAASEDARKIYVGASRAQRLLAIAVPKSQAPRLMRLLQTTGATVSLVVL, encoded by the coding sequence ATGAAGGCCAAGCCCTTCACGCCAACAGGAGAACAGGCTCGCGTTATCGGCCACAATGGTTCCGCGTTTGTCGCCTCTTGTCCCGGCTCCGGCAAGACCCGTGTGATCGTCGAACGAGCGCGACTAATGCTCGCTGACCATTCGTCAAGACGCGGTATCGCCTTCCTGTCGTTCACAATTGCCGCCGTGTCTGAGCTTGAAGAGCGGTTGCACCGACAAGGGTTGCTTGATGTTCCCGCCTTTCCTCACTTTATTGGAACGTTCGATAGGTTTCTTTGGCAATTCTTCATCGCGCCGTTCGGTGTGCCCGGCTGCACGGCTCGACCGCGCCTGATCCCTGACAAGGACAAGCTTCAAATCCAACCCTTTCCGGGGGCGCAAGCACTGCCGCTGGACTGCTTCGATCGAACAACTGGCAATTCGATTCCAGAAGCGCTCGCGCGACACGGCTTCAAAGGAAGGGTCAAGGCGCACGAGACGGCGGCCCGCAATACGCGCGCCCGCTTCCTTGAGCGAGGTGAACTAGATTTTGCGGACGCACGCGAGGTCGCGCTCGCCCGGCTGCGCGATCCAGTCTCCTCGCCTGTGCTGGCTCGCGCGCTTGCTGCCCGGTTCCGAGAACTAATCGTCGATGAAGCCCAAGACTGCAATCCGGCTGATCTGGAAATTATCAATTGGTTTCGTTCAGCTCATATCCCAGTAAAGGTCATCTGCGATCCGCACCAATCTATCTACGGCTTTCGCGGGGGCGTGACGGACGAGCTCTTGGCCTTCGGGGAAACCTTTGAAGAAAATGACCGATTGCCGATTACCGGCAATTTCCGGTCAAGTCGCCATATTGCGAATGCGATCGTGGCGCTGCGGGCTCCAAGCGCGCGCTCGGTGACAGATGAGGCGCTTGGCGAGTATCGTGACGAGACGACGCCAATTCACATTCTGGCCTATCCAGGCAACAGTGTGCCTGCAATCGTGGGGGCCAAGTTCGGCGAGCTAACGGAAGAGCTTCGTCTCAACGCTCGTGACTGTCCGGTTGTGGCTGCGACGCGCCTGAGCGGCGCGAATGCCCTTGGCCACCCGGCTGACAACGGTGTCAAGGATTTGAGCTTCAGATTGGCCGTCGCGATAAGTGATTACCATCTCTCGTTCGAACTTGGCGGCAGGAAGGAGGCGCTCGAAGTAGTTCACGCACTCATGCTGGAACTTGAGGGCCATCTCGTCAACAAGACCTATCATCAGCACATATCCAACGCAGAGATTGAGCCGGACCACTGGCGTCCGCGAGTACTCGAACTTGTTGATGCGCTGCGCTTCGATCCCACGCGATTTGCGACGTCCGACGCGTGGCACGATCTTGCGCGCACCTTGCTTGCGCCATTGCTGCCGGTTGGAGGGCGGTCGATCAATCAGCGGCTTCCCCGCAATGCGGACTTAGCGAAGGCGTTATTTGGCGCGCCACCAAGCGGGCACTGTGCCCGTACTATTCACAGTGTAAAAGGGATGGAGTTTCCGGCGGTGTGCGTGGTGATGTCGTCACGGACCGCCAAGGGTATACTCGATTTTTTGACTGCAGGAAGTTCTGCTGCCGCCAGTGAGGACGCACGCAAAATTTATGTTGGTGCCTCGCGGGCGCAGCGACTGTTGGCAATTGCCGTACCCAAGTCTCAGGCACCACGATTGATGCGCCTCTTACAAACGACGGGAGCGACGGTCTCCTTGGTCGTCTTGTAA
- a CDS encoding ATP-dependent nuclease, whose amino-acid sequence MYLKTLALNNFRSFEQTNIQFSSDLTILVGENNGGKSNAIDAIRLLTTPLGGRRELYCETTDIRFGSAKPEFELIGRYVELSPAQQGRLISAATDHAITGCVFGLRYDESSGRFPIRPMLWCGHHQGIPEPGCHEMVRHVYLPPLRDAKRALASGNPTRIYALLNHFLDGGDPAALAKELRRGAEAEILLKVDGAVEVGLSALTSGVRRQAASLGFANNEKLIDIARDLRFKLADHGIEPEDLRYSGHGYANLLYMATIAVELERVNDADLTLFLVEEPEAHLHPQLQAAVLSFLEEQAEKSRQLRPDHGGPAGQLQVIVATHSPNLSAWVESKKLVFFRSFLPKGAAPVIDETGAPSPETQSRRVTRCIPLASLALDPIERRKIDRYLDVTKSAFLFGGRVLLAEGIAEALLLPVIAKKLVLKDDPEKLRLFRSAVFVPIDGVDFEPYTKLLLTPFDEVRIADRLVVLTDGDGGSLEEGEVLPGEVRKAKLNALAAGLGANELIDVVINDYSLETELVRAGNGPLLKDIFLKLHPRSGGKWDTAVALVGDAQALAIQSLFETTRKGDFAQLLAEEINEGKAFVVPAYLKRAIETLVE is encoded by the coding sequence ATGTATCTGAAAACCCTAGCACTCAACAATTTTCGCTCGTTTGAGCAGACGAATATTCAGTTTAGCAGCGATCTCACGATTCTGGTTGGCGAGAACAACGGCGGAAAAAGCAATGCGATCGATGCCATTAGGCTGTTGACCACACCGCTTGGGGGCCGCCGCGAGCTTTATTGCGAGACGACGGACATCCGCTTTGGAAGCGCCAAACCAGAGTTCGAACTTATCGGACGTTACGTGGAGCTTAGCCCGGCACAGCAAGGTCGATTGATATCGGCGGCTACTGATCACGCGATCACAGGCTGTGTCTTCGGCTTGCGGTACGACGAGAGCAGCGGACGATTCCCGATACGCCCCATGCTTTGGTGCGGGCATCACCAAGGCATTCCGGAGCCGGGCTGCCACGAGATGGTTCGGCACGTCTATTTACCGCCGCTCCGCGATGCCAAACGCGCTCTCGCATCTGGCAATCCTACGCGAATCTACGCGCTCTTGAACCATTTCCTTGACGGCGGTGATCCGGCGGCCCTGGCGAAGGAGCTAAGGCGCGGTGCCGAGGCGGAGATCTTGTTGAAGGTAGACGGTGCCGTGGAGGTCGGCTTGAGTGCGCTTACGTCTGGCGTTCGTCGGCAAGCTGCATCGCTCGGCTTTGCCAATAATGAGAAGCTTATCGATATTGCGCGTGATCTGCGCTTTAAGCTCGCCGACCATGGCATCGAACCAGAGGACCTACGTTATTCAGGCCATGGCTATGCCAATTTGCTTTATATGGCGACGATCGCGGTCGAGCTGGAGAGGGTGAATGACGCTGATCTAACGTTGTTTCTCGTCGAGGAGCCAGAGGCGCACCTCCACCCCCAACTTCAGGCCGCAGTACTCAGCTTTCTTGAGGAACAGGCAGAAAAGTCGCGGCAGCTCCGACCCGATCACGGTGGTCCAGCCGGTCAGCTGCAAGTCATCGTCGCGACCCATTCGCCAAATCTTTCAGCATGGGTTGAGAGCAAGAAGCTGGTATTTTTCCGATCCTTCCTGCCCAAAGGTGCCGCACCGGTGATTGACGAAACCGGCGCCCCGTCACCCGAAACGCAATCTCGACGAGTGACGCGTTGTATTCCGTTGGCTTCGCTCGCACTCGATCCCATCGAACGTCGCAAAATTGATCGTTATCTCGACGTCACCAAGTCTGCCTTTCTGTTCGGCGGGCGTGTGCTCTTGGCCGAAGGAATTGCCGAGGCGCTTCTACTGCCAGTGATCGCAAAGAAGCTTGTTCTCAAGGATGATCCCGAGAAGTTGCGATTATTCCGCTCTGCGGTTTTCGTACCGATCGATGGTGTTGATTTCGAGCCATACACCAAGCTTCTGCTTACGCCGTTCGACGAGGTTCGCATCGCAGATCGTCTGGTCGTGCTTACCGACGGCGATGGCGGCAGCTTGGAAGAAGGTGAAGTGCTCCCTGGCGAGGTTCGCAAGGCGAAGTTGAATGCCCTAGCTGCCGGGCTTGGCGCCAATGAGCTGATCGATGTGGTCATCAACGACTATTCGCTTGAAACCGAATTGGTCCGAGCAGGCAACGGTCCCTTGTTGAAGGATATCTTTCTCAAATTGCACCCTCGGTCGGGCGGCAAATGGGACACGGCGGTTGCGCTTGTTGGCGATGCCCAAGCACTCGCAATCCAGAGTCTTTTCGAAACGACCCGCAAGGGCGACTTCGCTCAGCTTCTCGCTGAGGAGATCAACGAGGGCAAGGCTTTCGTCGTGCCCGCCTATCTCAAGCGCGCTATCGAAACGTTGGTCGAATGA
- a CDS encoding DUF2235 domain-containing protein: protein MKNIVICCDGTGNEISENISNVLKLYRTLRKTEKTTPRQMVFYDPGVGTLARPNPWKKWRQDVSAVFGLATGYGLDDNVLNSYEFIVDNYEEGDAIYLFGFSRGAYTVRVLAGLIHKVGLIAKPQTNLAGSGLTAYKQFSSDNPDGGLDPRQFTDGAAADPGPASRYDQAAQYARILSVRWPTVKFVGVWDTVASVIVPRPDRLYWPSLQVLAFVHRNPSVEIFRQAMSIDERRRLFRLQPWQNTIFMPNRFSKTNNESPQDSLQVWFAGVHADIGGGYPEIQSGLSKYPLLWMIEEAVKCGLRVDRRTVNQLGWGRQRKGSPFSYVKPDFMADPHNSMTAAWRSIEYFPKKDKYKEWPERKSEFGYYIPDCEPRLIPEDALLHQSAVEKIAHDPRYRPVNIPAKYQTIPMPPEPPAGPADDAEDADE, encoded by the coding sequence ATGAAGAACATCGTCATCTGCTGCGACGGCACCGGCAACGAGATCTCCGAGAACATTTCCAATGTGCTCAAGCTGTACCGGACCTTGCGCAAGACCGAAAAGACCACGCCGCGGCAGATGGTGTTTTACGATCCCGGCGTCGGCACGCTGGCGCGGCCCAATCCGTGGAAGAAGTGGCGGCAGGACGTATCGGCGGTGTTCGGGCTCGCCACCGGCTACGGGCTCGACGACAACGTGCTCAATTCCTACGAGTTCATCGTCGACAATTACGAGGAAGGCGACGCGATCTACCTGTTCGGCTTTTCCCGCGGCGCCTACACCGTGCGGGTGCTGGCCGGGCTGATCCACAAGGTCGGGCTGATCGCGAAGCCGCAGACCAATCTCGCCGGAAGCGGGCTCACCGCCTACAAGCAGTTCTCCAGCGACAATCCGGACGGCGGGCTCGATCCCAGGCAGTTCACCGACGGCGCCGCCGCCGACCCCGGCCCCGCCTCCCGGTACGACCAGGCGGCGCAATATGCGCGCATCCTCAGCGTGCGATGGCCGACCGTCAAATTCGTCGGGGTCTGGGACACCGTGGCGAGCGTGATCGTGCCGCGGCCGGACCGGCTCTATTGGCCGAGCCTGCAGGTGCTGGCCTTCGTGCATCGCAATCCGAGCGTGGAGATCTTCCGCCAGGCGATGTCGATCGACGAGCGGCGCCGGCTGTTCCGGCTGCAGCCGTGGCAAAACACCATCTTCATGCCAAACCGCTTCTCGAAGACCAACAACGAAAGTCCGCAGGATAGCTTGCAGGTCTGGTTCGCCGGCGTGCACGCCGATATCGGCGGCGGCTATCCGGAAATCCAGAGCGGGTTGTCGAAATACCCGCTGCTGTGGATGATCGAGGAGGCGGTGAAATGCGGCCTCCGGGTCGACCGCCGCACCGTCAACCAGCTCGGCTGGGGCCGGCAGCGCAAAGGCAGCCCGTTCAGCTACGTCAAACCCGACTTCATGGCCGACCCGCACAATTCGATGACGGCGGCCTGGCGCAGCATCGAGTACTTCCCGAAAAAGGACAAGTACAAGGAATGGCCGGAGCGCAAATCGGAGTTCGGCTACTACATCCCGGATTGCGAGCCGCGCCTGATCCCGGAAGACGCCTTGCTGCACCAATCCGCCGTCGAGAAGATCGCGCACGATCCGCGCTACCGACCGGTAAATATCCCCGCGAAGTACCAGACCATTCCGATGCCGCCCGAGCCGCCCGCCGGGCCGGCGGATGACGCGGAGGATGCGGATGAGTGA